One Sediminicola sp. YIK13 DNA segment encodes these proteins:
- a CDS encoding site-specific integrase gives MRTTSTFSILFWLYAKRIKNNQAPLYARITIDGKKLNISLKRRIDTKLWCPEKQRAKGSGTNTKGINLYLNEVHSKLFQCYQELRAADKRITTQTIKSKFLGDDKTKEFTLTDIITYHNDKMFHKLHRNTSRLYLISQKYILLYLKEEYKLDDIELSLLDYKFILGFENFLRGHKPRHYQKQIGNNAVMKHIQRLRRMVTLAFDIEWIGQDPFRKFKQKLIPTHRGHLTGKELELLEEVSLSSLRLRTVKDLFVFSCFTGISYIDMMQLKEQSVIMGLDKRWWIVTKRQKTRNPVKVPLLSKAFKIIENFREDERCKIYGTLFPRISNQKVNAYLKEIAIAAGIKKNLTFHMARHTFATTVTMTNGVPIETISKMLGHRKLTTTQIYAKVIEQKVCEDMTILREKLEINTASYNTDNTKRIH, from the coding sequence ATGCGCACTACTTCCACATTTTCAATTTTATTTTGGTTATACGCCAAAAGAATTAAGAACAATCAAGCTCCTCTTTATGCCAGAATAACTATAGACGGCAAAAAGCTCAACATTAGCCTCAAAAGAAGAATCGACACAAAGCTTTGGTGTCCTGAAAAGCAGCGAGCGAAAGGTTCAGGTACAAATACTAAGGGTATAAACCTATACCTTAATGAAGTACATTCAAAGTTATTTCAGTGCTATCAGGAATTAAGGGCAGCTGATAAGCGCATTACTACACAAACTATTAAATCTAAATTTTTAGGCGACGATAAGACAAAGGAATTTACCCTTACTGATATCATTACCTACCATAATGATAAAATGTTTCACAAATTACATAGAAATACTTCAAGGCTATATTTAATTAGTCAAAAATACATCCTACTCTATTTAAAAGAGGAATATAAGCTCGATGACATAGAATTATCTCTTCTTGATTACAAATTTATCCTGGGTTTTGAAAATTTTTTAAGAGGCCATAAACCAAGGCATTATCAGAAACAGATTGGGAATAACGCAGTAATGAAACATATACAGCGTTTGAGGAGAATGGTGACTTTAGCTTTTGATATTGAATGGATCGGACAAGACCCCTTTCGTAAATTCAAACAAAAACTAATTCCCACACACCGCGGTCATCTAACAGGCAAAGAATTGGAACTTTTAGAGGAGGTATCATTGAGCTCTTTGAGATTAAGAACCGTAAAGGACCTATTTGTATTCAGCTGTTTTACAGGTATTAGCTATATAGATATGATGCAACTCAAGGAACAGAGTGTAATTATGGGTCTGGATAAAAGGTGGTGGATTGTAACAAAAAGGCAAAAAACTAGGAACCCTGTGAAAGTACCCTTGTTATCCAAAGCTTTTAAAATCATCGAGAATTTCAGAGAAGACGAAAGGTGTAAGATTTATGGGACATTGTTCCCTAGAATATCAAATCAAAAAGTGAATGCCTATTTGAAGGAAATTGCAATAGCAGCTGGCATTAAAAAAAACCTCACCTTTCATATGGCTAGACATACTTTTGCAACAACGGTTACAATGACTAACGGAGTACCAATAGAAACTATTTCTAAAATGTTAGGGCACAGAAAGCTAACAACCACACAAATTTATGCCAAAGTAATTGAGCAAAAGGTATGTGAGGATATGACAATACTTCGTGAAAAACTTGAAATAAATACAGCGTCATATAATACTGATAATACCAAGAGAATTCATTAG
- a CDS encoding FdhF/YdeP family oxidoreductase: MKNSHNRNISTQGSTEFTGIRLSEPASYAAGIKAVKVTLEHTFKEMGIYRALSTLSHMNQKEGFDCPGCAWPDPEKPSKLGEYCENGAKALSEEATTKRVDKSFFEAHSVEELSLWSDYHIGKSGRLTEPMVLKPGSVHYEPISWGESFELIAKYLQDLDSPDEAIFYTSGRSSNEAAFLYGLFSRAYGTNNMPDCSNMCHESSGVALGETLGIGKGSVKLEDFYEAEVVMVIGQNPGTNHPRMLSALEKCKVNGGKVITINPLEEAGLKRFKNPQEIKGVLGSGETITDIHLQVKINQDVPLLKLIIKKLAALDKGSENVFDHEFINTYTEGYEALLQDLNNYSGSDLLEQSGVLESAIDEAVALLAEKKKIIICWAMGLTQHKNGVENIKECVNLLLLKGSLGKPGAGTCPVRGHSNVQGDRSVGIMHFVSEELNQAIERTFGFKAPTKEGFDTVRAVKAMHDGKAKVFIGLGGNFASAVSDTEYTAEALQNCDLTVNISTKLNRTHLVTGKTALLLPTLGRSDMDLKDGNPRFFTVENSMGKVHRSKGVLPPASDNLKSEPEIVGGIANAYFNGNHPVDWKNLSADYELLREKMGAVLTGFKNVNDKSKGGGFYLPNNVRELDFSKLPNQKAQFSICGLPEHKLSPGEFILMTIRSHDQFNTTIYGLNDRYRGVHNERRVVFMNPRDMEKLKLNKLDVVNLISTYDQKERKALKFLVIPYDIPEGNLASYYPETNVLVPYNHYADKSYTPISKSVVVTIEKT, translated from the coding sequence ATGAAAAATTCCCATAATAGAAATATTTCCACCCAAGGTTCAACCGAATTTACGGGCATAAGATTATCGGAACCTGCTTCCTATGCTGCCGGTATAAAGGCTGTTAAAGTGACCCTTGAACATACATTCAAGGAAATGGGGATTTATAGGGCATTGAGCACATTGTCCCATATGAACCAAAAAGAAGGGTTTGATTGTCCCGGTTGTGCCTGGCCAGATCCAGAAAAGCCTTCCAAATTAGGGGAATATTGTGAGAACGGGGCCAAAGCTTTATCCGAGGAAGCCACAACAAAAAGGGTGGACAAATCTTTCTTCGAAGCTCATTCTGTGGAAGAGCTCTCCCTATGGTCCGATTACCATATTGGCAAAAGTGGGCGCCTTACCGAACCCATGGTTCTTAAACCTGGCAGCGTGCATTATGAACCGATTTCTTGGGGTGAATCCTTTGAACTTATAGCAAAATATTTACAGGATTTGGATTCTCCTGATGAAGCTATTTTTTATACTTCGGGAAGATCCAGTAACGAGGCCGCTTTTTTATATGGCCTTTTTTCACGCGCTTACGGCACCAACAATATGCCAGATTGTTCCAATATGTGCCATGAATCCAGTGGAGTGGCCCTTGGGGAAACCTTGGGAATAGGAAAAGGTTCTGTTAAACTAGAAGATTTTTATGAAGCCGAGGTGGTGATGGTCATAGGGCAAAATCCGGGGACAAACCACCCACGCATGCTCTCTGCACTAGAGAAATGTAAGGTAAACGGCGGGAAGGTGATAACCATAAATCCCCTCGAAGAAGCTGGTTTGAAACGCTTTAAAAATCCACAAGAAATAAAAGGTGTTTTGGGCTCTGGAGAAACCATTACAGATATCCATTTGCAGGTGAAGATCAATCAGGATGTCCCTTTGTTGAAATTGATCATTAAAAAATTGGCTGCGCTGGATAAGGGAAGTGAAAACGTTTTTGATCACGAATTTATAAATACCTATACCGAGGGATATGAAGCCCTATTGCAAGATTTGAATAACTATTCAGGATCAGATCTTTTAGAACAATCCGGGGTTTTGGAAAGCGCCATTGATGAGGCTGTAGCTCTTTTGGCCGAAAAGAAGAAAATTATCATCTGTTGGGCCATGGGTCTTACCCAACACAAAAATGGCGTGGAGAACATCAAGGAATGCGTTAATCTCTTACTCTTAAAAGGGAGTTTGGGAAAACCTGGTGCAGGCACCTGTCCGGTTAGGGGACATAGTAATGTACAGGGTGACCGCTCTGTTGGTATTATGCATTTTGTATCAGAAGAGCTCAACCAGGCCATCGAAAGAACATTTGGTTTCAAAGCCCCGACCAAGGAAGGATTTGATACGGTTCGCGCCGTAAAAGCCATGCACGATGGCAAGGCAAAGGTCTTTATTGGTCTTGGAGGAAATTTCGCTTCGGCAGTATCCGATACCGAGTATACAGCAGAAGCGTTGCAAAACTGTGATCTTACAGTAAATATTAGTACCAAACTAAACCGCACCCATTTGGTTACTGGGAAAACAGCTTTATTGCTACCAACCTTGGGTAGGTCCGATATGGATTTAAAAGACGGCAACCCCAGGTTCTTTACCGTTGAGAACAGCATGGGAAAGGTACACCGCTCCAAAGGCGTACTGCCCCCGGCATCTGATAACCTGAAGAGCGAACCTGAGATCGTGGGTGGTATAGCCAATGCCTATTTTAATGGCAACCACCCTGTAGATTGGAAAAATCTAAGTGCGGATTACGAGTTGCTTCGTGAAAAAATGGGTGCGGTCCTGACAGGGTTTAAAAATGTGAACGATAAATCTAAAGGAGGTGGGTTTTATTTGCCCAATAATGTCAGGGAATTAGACTTTAGCAAACTCCCAAACCAGAAAGCACAATTCAGCATTTGTGGCCTTCCTGAGCATAAACTATCCCCAGGTGAATTTATATTGATGACCATTAGATCCCATGACCAATTCAATACCACTATCTATGGCCTTAATGATAGATATAGGGGTGTTCATAACGAAAGACGGGTGGTTTTTATGAATCCAAGGGACATGGAAAAATTAAAATTAAATAAACTGGATGTGGTAAACCTCATCAGTACCTATGATCAAAAGGAACGCAAAGCCCTCAAATTTCTTGTAATACCCTACGACATTCCAGAAGGCAACCTTGCCTCCTACTACCCTGAGACCAATGTTTTGGTGCCATATAACCATTATGCTGATAAGAGTTATACCCCCATTAGCAAATCGGTTGTAGTCACTATAGAAAAGACCTGA
- a CDS encoding toprim domain-containing protein, translating into MKEKRTTGLSCERARAFPIEKALAKLGHFPTKTNDKEAWFLSPFRSEAQASFKVSKTLNRWYDHGEGTGGNVIDLVCKMRQCTVKEALRIIGEDKNSFLFQQQSGFKVEQQDKIFVKEVKELTHYALRGYLSSRSISTTTVKKYISEVHYSFKNKNYFAIGFKNDSGGWELRNKYYKNCSSPKDITHIKNGNGKLIVTEGMFDLLSILEGTEESNLEYDFLVLNSAAFVKKAMDVIERYNQIDLYLDNDSTGKVTTRKLIKHSNNCLDRSSLYQGFKDVNEWLIGNARKGLGQEARDVSLLPQKQTRSAPDGRKVKKK; encoded by the coding sequence ATGAAAGAAAAAAGAACAACAGGATTATCGTGTGAAAGAGCCCGAGCTTTTCCCATCGAAAAAGCGCTGGCAAAACTAGGGCACTTTCCGACCAAAACGAACGATAAAGAAGCTTGGTTCCTGAGCCCTTTCCGCTCAGAGGCCCAAGCCTCTTTCAAGGTGTCCAAGACACTCAATAGATGGTACGACCATGGGGAAGGAACCGGCGGTAATGTAATAGACCTGGTCTGTAAAATGAGACAATGCACCGTAAAAGAAGCTTTACGAATAATCGGAGAGGATAAGAACTCTTTTTTATTTCAACAGCAGTCCGGTTTTAAAGTGGAACAACAGGATAAAATCTTTGTAAAAGAAGTCAAGGAACTTACCCATTATGCTTTGCGAGGTTATTTAAGTTCCAGATCTATTTCAACCACAACCGTGAAGAAATACATTAGTGAGGTCCATTATAGTTTTAAGAATAAGAACTACTTCGCCATCGGTTTTAAAAACGATTCCGGGGGATGGGAACTTCGTAACAAATATTATAAGAACTGTAGCTCACCGAAGGACATCACCCATATCAAAAACGGAAACGGAAAACTGATCGTTACCGAAGGGATGTTCGACCTGTTGTCGATTTTGGAGGGTACCGAAGAATCAAATTTGGAATATGATTTTCTGGTGTTGAACTCTGCGGCATTTGTAAAGAAAGCAATGGACGTTATTGAAAGGTATAACCAAATCGACCTGTATTTGGACAATGATTCAACCGGTAAGGTAACTACCCGAAAATTGATAAAACATTCCAATAACTGCCTGGACAGATCAAGTCTATACCAGGGGTTTAAGGACGTCAACGAATGGTTGATTGGAAATGCTAGAAAGGGACTTGGTCAGGAAGCGCGAGATGTGTCTTTGTTGCCACAAAAACAAACTCGCTCTGCTCCCGATGGTCGCAAAGTAAAAAAGAAATGA
- a CDS encoding DMT family transporter, whose protein sequence is MASRRETIVVWGKTDVGRAIFFMLLSTLGFTLMNVFVKYLVHFNAYELVFFRSLGSLFFTMGFLWQQRIPFWGNQRKLLVLRGLAGVTSMTLFFMSIKYLPVGTSVSIRYIAPIFAAIFAVVLLKERIKGWQWIFFLMSFIGVIVLKGFDGQVSFVGLSLAMGAAIASGLVFIIISKIGQGDHPVVVVNYFMLIATLVGGVLAIPYWVTPQGFEWLFLLSLGVFGFFGQLYMTKAFQGAKTNLVAPFKYMEVLFTGVIGFFWFDEIYGLWSLLGIFLIVGGLVLNVWYKSRQVPSTT, encoded by the coding sequence TTGGCAAGTAGGAGGGAAACAATTGTGGTATGGGGAAAGACTGATGTGGGTAGGGCCATATTTTTTATGCTCCTGAGCACCTTGGGTTTTACACTTATGAATGTATTTGTAAAATATTTGGTCCATTTCAATGCCTATGAATTGGTTTTTTTTAGGTCCTTGGGCTCTCTTTTTTTTACGATGGGTTTCCTCTGGCAACAGCGAATTCCTTTTTGGGGAAATCAAAGGAAACTATTGGTGTTGCGTGGGTTGGCCGGGGTAACGTCCATGACTCTTTTTTTTATGTCCATAAAATATTTGCCTGTGGGCACCTCAGTTTCCATACGCTATATTGCACCGATTTTTGCTGCCATTTTCGCTGTTGTTCTATTGAAGGAGCGTATCAAGGGCTGGCAATGGATATTCTTTTTGATGTCTTTCATAGGGGTTATCGTCCTTAAGGGTTTTGACGGGCAGGTCAGTTTTGTTGGACTCTCTTTGGCTATGGGAGCAGCAATTGCCAGTGGTCTGGTTTTTATCATCATCAGTAAGATTGGACAAGGTGATCATCCTGTGGTCGTCGTAAATTATTTTATGTTGATTGCCACTTTAGTGGGAGGTGTCTTAGCCATTCCATATTGGGTAACGCCCCAAGGATTTGAATGGCTCTTTTTACTTTCCTTAGGGGTCTTCGGATTTTTTGGACAGTTGTACATGACAAAAGCCTTTCAAGGAGCCAAGACCAATCTTGTTGCTCCCTTCAAATACATGGAGGTCTTATTTACGGGGGTAATAGGATTCTTTTGGTTCGATGAAATATATGGACTGTGGAGCCTATTGGGAATTTTTCTGATTGTGGGTGGTTTAGTCCTCAATGTTTGGTATAAATCGAGACAAGTACCCTCAACCACATAA
- a CDS encoding relaxase/mobilization nuclease domain-containing protein, translating into MIGKGTSIAHTGTSIDYGWNQEKDAEIVFSQHLAGNSPQEITEEFRLIQEENIRCQKNTLSFILSPTQEDGRNLSKEQLGELTQRFVKQMQLKERQAIAFVHRDKAHTHVHLYVNRIGFDGKAYNDSFIGKRSQLAAENVAKEMGLTTVKEVQREKELDTIKVRLEIKDIHQRVMESERPKTLDSYIQIMKERKVQVIPTINKANRLQGFRFQYEGHNFKASEVDRSMSGGRIMAQLSKNKGIAKPKEVGKSVQLLGKTVEMSTNLATSIAKNIIKKTIKRAIETGIGY; encoded by the coding sequence ATGATAGGCAAGGGAACGTCCATAGCGCATACGGGTACAAGTATCGATTACGGTTGGAACCAGGAGAAGGATGCGGAAATCGTATTCAGCCAACATTTGGCTGGCAACAGTCCCCAAGAGATCACCGAGGAGTTCAGGTTGATACAAGAAGAGAATATCCGCTGCCAAAAGAATACCCTTAGCTTTATACTCAGTCCGACACAGGAAGACGGCAGAAACCTTTCCAAGGAACAATTAGGGGAACTGACACAAAGGTTCGTCAAGCAAATGCAGCTGAAGGAACGGCAGGCCATCGCCTTTGTCCATAGGGACAAGGCACATACCCATGTCCATTTATACGTGAACCGGATCGGTTTCGATGGAAAGGCCTACAACGATAGTTTTATCGGGAAACGAAGCCAGCTTGCAGCCGAAAATGTTGCCAAGGAAATGGGACTGACCACGGTCAAGGAAGTACAACGGGAAAAGGAACTGGATACCATAAAGGTCCGGCTAGAAATAAAGGACATCCATCAAAGAGTAATGGAAAGCGAAAGGCCAAAAACATTGGACAGTTATATCCAGATCATGAAAGAAAGAAAAGTGCAAGTCATCCCGACCATTAATAAAGCGAACAGGTTACAGGGATTCAGGTTCCAATATGAAGGCCATAACTTCAAGGCCAGTGAGGTAGACCGCTCCATGTCCGGAGGAAGGATCATGGCACAACTTTCCAAGAACAAAGGGATTGCAAAACCAAAAGAGGTCGGCAAATCGGTCCAGCTACTAGGGAAAACTGTGGAAATGAGCACCAATTTGGCCACAAGCATCGCCAAGAACATCATCAAAAAAACGATCAAAAGGGCCATCGAAACCGGAATAGGTTATTAA
- a CDS encoding GIY-YIG nuclease family protein: MPYVYIIKSTKTNAFYTGKTYDLEQRLTFHNTPELNNGNSKSGIPWEYFFTLEVPT, from the coding sequence ATGCCCTATGTATACATCATAAAATCAACCAAAACTAATGCCTTTTATACCGGCAAGACTTATGATCTTGAGCAAAGATTAACGTTTCACAACACCCCAGAACTTAATAATGGGAACAGTAAATCGGGTATTCCCTGGGAATATTTTTTCACCCTGGAGGTGCCTACTTAA
- a CDS encoding DUF6730 family protein gives MGYKKLDEVMELLNDELDGFNQSIGRLERLTQNTDNIKVMPDTTEFERLLREHLNYEKVKISKLQQSVEEIRSQISKARLVPKIQLWIHYWIWFVSLVIIGYLTFKVSQIDDVRERVFNKGEQEVISDMREYFDQYPQHYKSYQKWVKEKDSVPNQK, from the coding sequence ATGGGATATAAAAAATTGGACGAGGTAATGGAACTTCTAAACGACGAGTTGGACGGTTTTAACCAATCCATCGGTAGACTGGAACGGTTGACCCAAAATACGGACAATATCAAAGTAATGCCCGATACCACCGAATTTGAAAGATTGCTTAGAGAACATCTAAACTACGAGAAAGTCAAAATTTCCAAGCTTCAGCAATCTGTTGAGGAAATAAGGAGTCAGATTTCAAAAGCAAGATTGGTTCCAAAGATACAGTTGTGGATTCACTATTGGATTTGGTTCGTTTCTTTGGTCATTATAGGTTATCTTACGTTTAAAGTTTCACAAATAGATGATGTTCGGGAACGTGTATTCAATAAAGGTGAGCAAGAAGTAATCTCAGACATGAGAGAATATTTTGACCAATATCCACAACACTACAAATCCTACCAAAAATGGGTAAAGGAAAAAGATAGCGTTCCAAATCAAAAGTAG
- a CDS encoding helix-turn-helix domain-containing protein — protein MNEIGNKIREIRKKKGLSQEELAESAKINLRTIQRIENNESEPRGKTLNLICEVLDINAEDILDYGKQTDKSYLIIFHLSVISFLAIPVGNIILPLILWMNKKDRVIGLKKVGANLLNFQIIWSIIAFLSITGFALLKILNFKYYPILFYLFIGLYAMNVILPIIFAIKTNKGKTENLYPNIIKLIK, from the coding sequence ATGAACGAAATCGGAAATAAAATTCGAGAAATAAGAAAGAAAAAAGGACTTTCTCAAGAGGAATTAGCAGAATCCGCAAAAATCAATTTAAGAACAATACAGCGAATCGAAAACAACGAAAGTGAGCCTCGAGGAAAAACACTTAATTTAATATGTGAAGTACTCGATATAAATGCCGAAGATATTTTAGATTACGGAAAACAAACTGACAAAAGTTATTTGATCATTTTTCATCTTTCTGTTATATCTTTTTTAGCGATTCCTGTCGGAAATATAATTCTTCCTTTGATTTTGTGGATGAATAAAAAAGATCGAGTAATTGGACTTAAAAAAGTAGGAGCTAACCTATTGAATTTTCAAATCATTTGGTCAATTATAGCGTTTCTATCTATTACCGGATTTGCTTTATTAAAAATATTGAACTTTAAATATTATCCAATTCTATTTTACCTATTCATTGGACTTTACGCTATGAATGTAATATTACCGATAATTTTTGCTATTAAAACTAATAAAGGAAAAACAGAAAATTTATATCCTAACATAATAAAACTGATAAAATAA
- a CDS encoding primase-helicase family protein: MKKVPYLRVGTSYYKLVQAPTIAGHFNEILVHWNIETIRQDHGKDYLSKVPKYDGFTCIPSHVDFKQEYKGFYNTYSPLPAIPKEGDCSTSLSFLEHIFGQHYELGLDYLQLLYTKPVQVLPILCLVSKERSTGKSTFLKWLKAIFDNNMTYLTNDSFSSQFNADWANKLLICIDEVLFNKEELTERIKYLSTTNINKLEAKGKDKREVEFFGKFILCSNNEDNFIKIDGNETRFWVLKIPVLKKEETDFLYHLKSEIPAFLHFMQQRQLSSEHSTRMWFTPKQIRTAALKRLVQNNRNRVEKELASILFSVMEKFELEEIHLCPIDALHLLNKTRVKTDLTQLRKLLKNDWKLVNQDNSNKYQKVTIWSDGDINLTDAKGRYFTVAKDFLDKNFDDTMTE, encoded by the coding sequence ATGAAAAAAGTACCTTACTTACGGGTTGGGACTTCGTACTATAAACTGGTGCAGGCACCGACCATCGCAGGCCATTTCAACGAGATCTTGGTCCATTGGAACATCGAGACCATCCGCCAGGACCATGGAAAGGATTACCTGAGCAAGGTTCCCAAGTATGATGGCTTCACCTGTATCCCCAGCCACGTCGATTTTAAACAGGAGTACAAAGGGTTTTATAATACCTATTCCCCATTGCCCGCAATCCCCAAAGAAGGGGATTGTAGTACGTCATTAAGTTTCCTTGAACACATTTTCGGCCAGCACTATGAACTGGGATTGGACTACCTTCAACTGTTATATACGAAACCGGTCCAGGTACTGCCAATTCTATGCTTGGTCTCCAAGGAACGTTCCACGGGCAAGAGCACCTTTTTGAAATGGCTGAAGGCCATCTTCGACAACAACATGACCTATCTGACCAATGACAGCTTCAGCAGCCAGTTCAATGCGGACTGGGCGAACAAGCTGCTCATCTGTATAGATGAGGTTCTGTTCAACAAAGAGGAACTGACCGAACGCATCAAGTACCTGAGCACGACCAATATCAACAAGTTGGAGGCCAAGGGAAAGGACAAACGGGAAGTGGAGTTCTTTGGCAAGTTCATCCTGTGCAGCAACAACGAGGACAATTTTATCAAGATCGACGGGAACGAGACCCGTTTTTGGGTACTGAAAATACCGGTGCTTAAAAAGGAGGAGACCGATTTCCTGTATCACCTGAAATCGGAGATACCGGCTTTTCTGCATTTCATGCAACAGCGGCAGCTATCGAGCGAGCACAGCACTAGAATGTGGTTCACCCCAAAACAGATTAGAACAGCAGCGTTAAAAAGGTTGGTGCAGAACAATAGGAACCGGGTGGAGAAGGAACTTGCAAGTATCCTGTTCAGTGTCATGGAAAAGTTCGAACTGGAGGAAATACATCTCTGTCCCATCGATGCGCTGCACCTGTTGAACAAGACCCGCGTCAAGACCGACCTGACACAGTTACGGAAATTGCTGAAGAACGATTGGAAACTTGTCAACCAGGACAACTCCAACAAATACCAAAAAGTGACTATTTGGAGCGATGGGGATATAAACCTGACCGATGCCAAGGGAAGGTACTTTACGGTGGCAAAAGACTTTTTGGACAAAAATTTTGATGATACGATGACGGAATAG
- a CDS encoding nitroreductase family protein translates to MDLNEIIRNRRSVMPVQYNNEPITKEQINQLLEAANWAPTHKKTEPWRFKVLHGESQGKLGAFLADKYKQTDAKFSAFKYNKLKENPKKAGAIIAVCMQRDPNESIPEWEEVAAVAMAVQNMWLTATDMGIGSYWSSPGLIKYMDEFFDLELGEKCLGFFYLGNFDVPIDDRVPGPISDKTVWI, encoded by the coding sequence ATGGACCTAAACGAGATCATAAGAAATAGACGTTCCGTAATGCCTGTTCAATACAATAACGAACCCATTACCAAAGAACAGATCAATCAGTTGTTGGAGGCGGCCAATTGGGCCCCTACCCATAAAAAAACAGAGCCATGGCGGTTTAAAGTGTTACATGGAGAATCTCAAGGAAAATTGGGTGCTTTTCTAGCGGACAAATACAAGCAGACGGACGCAAAATTTTCTGCTTTTAAATATAATAAGCTTAAGGAAAATCCAAAAAAAGCGGGAGCCATAATTGCGGTCTGCATGCAGCGAGATCCCAATGAAAGTATTCCTGAATGGGAGGAGGTGGCAGCTGTTGCCATGGCAGTTCAGAATATGTGGCTAACAGCAACGGATATGGGAATTGGATCGTATTGGAGCTCCCCTGGATTGATAAAATATATGGATGAATTTTTTGATTTGGAATTGGGGGAAAAGTGTTTGGGATTCTTTTATTTGGGAAATTTTGATGTTCCTATAGACGATCGGGTTCCTGGCCCAATCTCTGACAAAACGGTATGGATATAA
- a CDS encoding helix-turn-helix transcriptional regulator, giving the protein MDTILILELLDRLEKLLMAKKEVLTFEETCDYTGISRSYLYKLTAAGTVPHSKPNGKLIFFERKKIEGWLLQNEREPIEEIETIAKPVR; this is encoded by the coding sequence ATGGACACTATTTTAATACTCGAACTGCTGGACCGTTTGGAAAAACTTTTGATGGCGAAGAAAGAGGTACTGACCTTTGAGGAGACCTGCGATTATACAGGGATATCCAGAAGCTACCTGTACAAACTTACCGCTGCGGGGACCGTTCCGCACTCCAAGCCCAACGGAAAACTTATTTTTTTCGAAAGGAAGAAAATTGAGGGTTGGCTGCTCCAGAACGAACGAGAACCCATAGAGGAAATCGAAACGATAGCGAAGCCTGTTCGTTAG
- the mbpA gene encoding mobilization protein MbpA: protein MKRTYIKFRCSIYEKKLLRKRAERAGLSLSEYCRSSAFGNTVIERLTEEQLAHYKMLVKYKSNFTRIGNMFKKHNPRLASEVEQLAEEIRTHLYNFKRTK from the coding sequence ATGAAACGTACGTACATCAAATTCCGTTGCTCCATCTACGAGAAAAAACTGCTCCGGAAAAGGGCGGAACGGGCAGGACTTTCCCTCTCCGAATATTGCCGCAGCTCCGCTTTCGGCAATACCGTCATCGAGCGGTTGACCGAGGAACAATTGGCCCATTATAAAATGCTGGTGAAGTACAAGAGCAACTTTACCCGGATCGGCAATATGTTCAAGAAGCACAATCCAAGACTGGCCAGCGAGGTTGAGCAATTGGCGGAGGAAATACGGACACACCTTTATAATTTCAAAAGAACAAAGTAA
- a CDS encoding GIY-YIG nuclease family protein encodes MPFVYIIKSIKDDSFYIGKTFDLEQRLMYHNTVELNEGSSKSGIPWEYYFTMEVKSYFLAGKLEKHLKEVYSEQYCSDLVKYPEISQKLIEKYS; translated from the coding sequence ATGCCTTTTGTATACATAATTAAATCGATAAAAGACGATAGTTTTTATATTGGTAAAACATTTGATTTGGAACAGCGCTTAATGTACCACAATACAGTAGAGCTTAATGAAGGGTCTAGCAAATCTGGCATCCCTTGGGAGTATTATTTTACCATGGAAGTAAAAAGTTATTTCTTAGCAGGGAAATTGGAAAAGCACCTTAAGGAAGTATATAGTGAGCAATACTGCTCGGATTTGGTAAAATATCCGGAGATAAGTCAAAAACTTATCGAAAAGTATTCCTAA